One Punica granatum isolate Tunisia-2019 chromosome 3, ASM765513v2, whole genome shotgun sequence genomic window carries:
- the LOC116201816 gene encoding F-box protein At1g67340-like codes for MRTRKGLCYPMVGAIGAGCSGLKRKRAAADSAPAIAGSRRRLPVDNPDMFDSLPDDLVLTILSKLCATASCPSDFTSVLLTCKRFNGLGLHSLVLQRASSKTFAVRAQNWSDSAHRFLKLCADAGNIEACYTLGMIRFYCQQNRGSGASLMAKAAMNSHAPSLYSLAVIQFNGSGGSKNDKDLRAGVALCARAAFLGHIDALRELGHCLQDGYGVRQNVAEGRRFLVQANARELAAVLSTSTAASLLSWTPHSGNNSGTTQSGAGARSTSAPAGCPLLSDFGCNVPAPEAHAANKFLSEWFAAQGGPQGSGLRLCSHAGCGRSETRKHEFRRCSVCGTVNYCSRACQALDWKLRHKADCAPLERWVDEDGDGVENDGVGEANGDVMAES; via the exons ATGAGGACGAGGAAAGGTCTGTGTTATCCGATGGTCGGGGCCATTGGCGCGGGCTGCTCCGGTCTCAAGCGGAAGCGGGCAGCCGCGGATTCGGCCCCTGCCATCGCAGGGTCGAGGCGGAGGCTGCCGGTGGATAACCCGGATATGTTCGACTCCCTGCCCGATGACCTCGTACTGACTATTCTATCCAAGCTCTGCGCCACCGCCTCGTGCCCGTCCGACTTCACGAGCGTCTTGTTAAC GTGCAAGAGATTCAATGGATTGGGTCTCCACTCCCTCGTGCTGCAGAGGGCTTCTTCGAAAACTTTCGCCGTCCGAGCCCAGAATTGGTCCGACTCGGCTCACCGGTTTCTCAAGCTCTGCGCCGATGCCGGAAACATCGAGGCGTGTTATACTCTCGGCATG ATTCGGTTCTATTGCCAGCAAAATAGAGGTAGCGGAGCCTCCCTTATGGCGAAGGCGGCGATGAACTCCCACGCACCGTCGCTCTACTCGCTGGCAGTGATACAATTCAATGGCAGCGGCGGGTCCAAGAACGATAAAGACCTCCGGGCTGGGGTGGCCCTTTGCGCCCGGGCAGCCTTCCTCGGCCATATTGATGCCCTCCGCGAGCTTGGCCACTGCCTCCAGGACGGCTACGGCGTCCGCCAAAACGTGGCCGAGGGCCGTCGGTTCCTTGTCCAGGCCAACGCCAGGGAGCTCGCAGCGGTGCTCTCCACATCCACCGCCGCATCCCTTCTTTCATGGACCCCACATAGCGGCAACAACTCCGGAACAACACAATCCGGGGCCGGGGCAAGGTCAACCTCGGCCCCGGCAGGTTGCCCATTATTGAGTGACTTTGGATGCAACGTGCCGGCCCCGGAAGCCCACGCGGCCAACAAGTTCCTATCGGAGTGGTTCGCGGCCCAAGGCGGGCCACAGGGGTCGGGGCTGAGGCTATGCTCGCATGCGGGGTGCGGCAGATCGGAGACGAGGAAGCACGAGTTCAGGAGGTGCTCGGTCTGCGGGACGGTGAACTACTGCTCCCGCGCATGCCAGGCGCTCGACTGGAAGCTCCGGCACAAGGCGGACTGCGCTCCGCTAGAACGGTGGGTTGATGAGGATGGGGACGGCGTGGAAAATGACGGAGTTGGTGAGGCTAACGGTGATGTCATGGCGGAGAGTTAA
- the LOC116201768 gene encoding uncharacterized protein LOC116201768, translating to MGFIMEFAENLILRMMEDPKERDKKFREHVYSVKDRCKKTKEMWSYPLRPYGFWTFERHNSQLFWDPQISQAPGRRDPYDDLLQDGFEPPK from the coding sequence atGGGGTTCATCATGGAGTTTGCTGAGAACTTGATCCTGAGGATGATGGAGGACCCGAAGGAGAGGGACAAGAAATTCAGGGAGCACGTATACTCCGTGAAGGATCGGTGCAAAAAGACCAAGGAGATGTGGAGCTACCCTCTCCGGCCTTACGGGTTTTGGACATTCGAGCGCCACAATTCCCAGCTCTTCTGGGATCCCCAGATTAGCCAGGCTCCGGGCCGGAGGGACCCCTACGACGACCTCCTGCAGGACGGGTTCGAGCCGCCCAAGTGA
- the LOC116201769 gene encoding meiosis-specific protein ASY1, protein MVVAQKVKEAEITEQDSLLLTRNLLRIAIFNISYIRGLFPEKYFSDKSVPALEMKIKKLMPMDAESRRLIDWMEKGVYDALQKKYLKTLLFCVCEALEGPMIEEYSFSFSYSSSDRQEITMNVSRTGNKKGSAFKCDSTTEITANQMRSSACKMVRTLVQLMRTLDKMPEERTILMKLLYYDDVTPADYEPPFFRGCSEEEAYNPWTKNPLKMEVGNVNSKHFVLALKVKSVLDPCEDENDDSEDDGVSLGNDSVRRDEYSDSDSEVNHSPGNEYVVAPIEKKQQDNNCMADEDDTQDPSEDEQQLARVKEWIISHHLGSFELADVLSNFSDISVELTEEIMDKLVVEGVISKTGKDCYTVNKQKTSDYDFPDVKEEIEAQAFQGGEKTPRVDDYMYMKALYHALPMNYITVGKLQSKLDNEANPSTVRKLIDRMVCDGLVEGKGTGRLGKRVIRSDLTEKRLAEAKKALQLNDSMDVDTDELNENSALPEYQENGNNQDMSTCGALHSIGSDLTRMRVRSDVNPNISIQSEQTISRTNGRENTPTSRAKPVASRESFVPGNGNARANIGTPNGEEGDTVTCSRSTQDKRPRKTSTVKEPILQYTKRQKSQVA, encoded by the exons ATG GTTGTTGCACAGAAAGTGAAGGAAGCAGAGATCACGGAGCAGGACTCGCTTCTGCTG ACGAGGAACCTGCTTCGCATTGCGATCTTCAATATCAGTTATATCAGAGGCCTTTTTCCTGAGAAATATTTCAGTGATAAGTCTGTTCCAGCCCTCG AGATGAAGATAAAGAAGTTGATGCCAATGGATGCAGAGTCGAGGAGATTGATCGATTGGATGGAGAAAG GTGTGTACGATGCATTGCAAAAGAAGTATCTGAAGACATTGTTGTTCTGTGTGTGTGAAGCACTGGAGGGGCCAATGATTGAGGAGTATTCAT TTTCATTTAGTTACTCCAGTTCTGACAGACAGGAGATTACAATGAATGTCAGTCGCACTGGAAAcaagaagggaagtgctttCAAGTGTGACTCTACCACAGAAATCACTGCCAACCAGATGAG GAGTTCTGCTTGCAAAATGGTTCGAACACTTGTTCAGTTGATGAGAACTCTGGACAAAATGCCTGAGGAG CGGACAATTCTGATGAAGCTTCTGTACTATGATGATGTAACA CCTGCAGATTATGAGCCTCCATTTTTCAGAGGCTGCTCTGAAGAAGAAGCTTATAATCCATGGACAAAGAATCCTTTGAAGATGGAGGTTGGTAATGTGAACAGCAAGCATTTTGTACTGGCTCTGAAG GTGAAGAGTGTGCTCGATCCCTGTGAGGATGAGAATGATGACAGTGAAGATGATGGAGTCAGCTTAGGAAATGATTCTGTACGAAGAGATGAGTATTCTGACTCTGACAGTGAG GTCAACCATTCGCCCGGGAATGAATATGTGGTTGCCCCAATTG AGAAAAAACAACAGGACAACAATTGCATGGCCGATGAAG ATGATACTCAGGATCCTTCAGAAGATGAACAACAATTGGCTCGAGTGAAGGAGTGGATTATCTCTCACCACCTTGGCAGTTTCGAACTAGCTGATGTTCTCTCAAATTTTAGCGATATCTCAGTG GAGTTGACAGAAG AGATCATGGACAAACTTGTCGTGGAAGGTGTTATATCAAAGACAGGAAAGGACTGTTACACTGTCAACAAGCAGAAG ACTTCTGATTATGATTTCCCTGACGTGAAAGAGGAAATCGAAGCCCAGGCATTCCAAGGAGGTGAAAAAACTCCCCGGGTTGATGATTATATGTACATGAAG GCTCTGTATCATGCTCTTCCAATGAACTACATAACAGTGGGAAAACTTCAAAGTAAGCTTGACAATGAAGCCAACCCGAGCACTGTAAGGAAGCTCATTGATAGGATGGTTTGTGATGGTCTGGTTGAAGGCAAAGGCACTGGGAGACTAG GAAAGCGTGTCATCCGCTCTGATCTGACTGAGAAGAGGCTCGCTGAAGCCAAGAAAGCCTTGCAGCTGAATGACTCCATG GATGTCGACACCGATGAACTGAATGAGAATTCAGCTCTTCCTGAATACCAGGAAAACG GGAATAACCAGGACATGTCGACTTGTGGGGCCCTGCACTCCATCGGGTCAGATCTCACCCGCATGAGGGTCAGGTCCGATGTGAATCCCAACATCTCTATTCAGAGCGAGCAGACAATTTCCAGGACAAATGGCCGCGAGAACACACCCACAAGCAGGGCCAAG CCAGTAGCTTCAAGAGAGAGCTTCGTCCCCGGGAATGGCAATGCCCGAGCAAACATTGGCACCCCAAATGGTGAAGAGGGGGACACCGTTACTTGTAGCAGGTCAACCCAAGATAAACGCCCGAGGAAGACAAGCACA GTTAAGGAGCCAATCCTCCAGTACACAAAGCGCCAGAAGTCACAAGTTGCTTGA
- the LOC116198727 gene encoding transcription and mRNA export factor ENY2: MRGSVNRPPTPEAEDGRQDQHLSLQEIINIKLVESGEKERLKELLRERLIECGWRDEMKELCRSFVRKKGKNNVTVEDLINVITPKGRASVPDSVKAELLQHIRSFLGSAAL, from the exons AT GAGGGGTTCCGTCAATCGTCCTCCGACTCCAGAAGCGGAGGACGGCCGGCAGGATCAGCATCTCAGCCTGCAAGAAATTATCAACATCAAG TTGGTGGAGAGTGGGGAGAAAGAGCGGTTGAAGGAGCTGTTGAGGGAAAGGCTCATAGAGTGCGGTTGGAGGGATGAAATGAAAGAGCTCTGCAG GTCGTTTGTcaggaagaaaggaaagaacaaTGTAACTGTGGAGGACCTTATAAATGTCATTACTCCAAAAGGCAGAG CTTCAGTTCCCGATTCAGTGAAGGCTGAGCTCTTGCAGCACATTAGATCTTTTCTTGGATCAGCCGCTCTGTGA